Below is a window of Oryza brachyantha chromosome 10, ObraRS2, whole genome shotgun sequence DNA.
ataaacatgataaaagatggtaatattgtatatttttcGCTAagcattaattttaaaatctatttaaCTTACCAGcagatatacatatatacatatgaactaaagatatataagtataagtaaatACATATTTCTAAATCTGAGAATCCGATTCCGAGGGAAAAAAATACGAGATGAATACATGACAagtgatatattatataaaactatCCTTATCCGTAGAAAATATGGGTTAGAAATATAGATTAAGATATGAAAATATCGACCGATTTCACCCGCACAAATATCTCGTATATGAATTCCTTCATTTCAAACTTGAAAGTTTGTCTTCCCCAAGAGAAACGCAAGTTcgagctaaaaaaaaaaagagcaatacATGCGTGaattttcaacaaaaataaaagagctAATACATAAGtgatttttccaaaaaaaaaaaggaaaaaagctAATACACCAAGATGCACAAGCACAAAAGCTAGTGAGTAGTGAGAAAGCATCAAGAGATTAATAAACACTCTAGGAATCCTTCTTCTTgttggcgtcgtcgtcgacgtcaaTGGCGGCGGAGTCGTCTTCCTGGCTGTCGCTGCCGCAGTAGTATCTGTTGAGCGCCTTGGGCAGGTAGAACGGCAGCAGGAAGGCGAACAGGTTGACCCCCCAGAAGGCGAGGTTCGCCACGGCCAGCACCCTGCCGGCGACCACCCTGCGGCGCGCCACGGCCGGCgcgccaccgacgccgccgaaCTGGTCCCGCTTCTCCATCTCCTGGTTGAGCCACTCCGACGCCGCGAACATCCGCCGCGCGCTGTACATcaccaccacggcggcgcgcACGGGGAGGGAGAACCGCGCGGgccacgcggcggcgaggccctcGGTGAAGATCTGAGCGGCGAGGAGGAACGCGTGCGGGGAGGCCGCGGCGACACCGGCCGTGTCACCCGTGCGGAGGCCGTCGAGGATGTAGAGCGCTGGCAGCGCGGCGCCAACGAGGAAGCCGAGCGCGTCGTGGGCCCTGAggaggatgcggcggcggccgaggtagACCGGCGCGGCCGGGTTGGGCTTGCCGGGTCTCTGCGGGAAGGCGAGGACGGAGAGGAGGACGATGTAAGGgatgacgaggacggcgaAGGTGATGTCGGAGAGCGGCACGGTGGTGGAGAAGGCGAgcacggccgcggcgccgaacGAGTTGAGCTGCTTGATGGAGAAGAGGTAGTAGTGGTGGTgcggccgcgccgtcggcgacgtcggcgtcggGTGCAGCGGGGGCAGCGGCGCGCCCGTCGACGGCAGCGTGATGCCGCCCCCGCACGTCGGCCCTACGCCGCCTGACATGACGGAGCTGGAACGAATCGAGCTCTAGCAGCGCGCGTGGGTTGGTCGTCGGAGCTGGAACGCgagcgtcgacggcggcgagcgagcgagagcaAAGGTGACCGAGTGAGCCGCAGGGACAAGACAAGTGCAAGGTTTAAGGCGACAGGTGCAGCGCGGCGTGTCGCGCTCTGAGCGCgttcgcgcggcgcggggcgcCGCGTGTCGCGCGTTGGGTTATTTTACGGCTCAGGGGCGCGAGGCGCGCCGTGACGTGGTGGCGTCTTCGGCTGCGTTTGTTCGTCAGCTGCGACCAGAAAGGGGCACAAGAACAATGGAAAATCACACGGGAAAGAACGGGTGGACAAACGCGACGTGTTCACGACGTGTAGGCGGCGAAAGATGATTAAGGCGTCGCTCGCACAAGGTTCTAGAATCTTTGGTAcctaaaacatcacatcacgTCTCTGCGAGataaatgaagtattaaacgtagttaaaaaaactaactagGTATCTataaaattcgtctcgcgatttctaaACTCTAAACTAAACGAACTATGAAATTAATATCCGATCAAAGGTTCAATATaataaccaattttttttccaagctAAACACTCCCTAAGTGCTTATATCTGACGAACTCTGAAGAAGCAGATGAGCTTGCAAATGACACGTGTTTGATTGTTCTTATTTTCTAAAGTATTAGTGTGTATCTCCATTAGGATGCTGAGTTGGGTGCTTCCGTTCATTTGATAGATAAAGCTTAGAACTCGTTCTTTGGCTCTTCGATTATGATTTATGACATGCTAATAATGTTGGATAATAGGTCGCGAATTGGTTTTTGTCAAGTCGAAGTCCAGAGTCCAGACCAGTCCTGGAGAGTGGTTTGTAAAAGGAGTTTACAACAAAGAAACAGTGTTCCTGAAAATCTATCAGGAAAAAGAAACTTTTTCAGGAAATATCCTCACGCCTCAACTCTCAAAACCGGATGAATATCAGTTCAGTTAGGTTCTCAGGACAGTCAGCCAATCAATGCTACAGCTGAGTCAACAAATGCGCTGCATCGTGATGGATTTCACACAATCCATATGCTTCCAATTCCAAAGGGTTATTACACGTACACGAGTTGCATCAGAGCCGTCCAATACCTGGAGCACGACGGGTTCAGGTGTATGGCCCTGAGAAGCCACTTCTCCGGGGTTTGAATGGTTTCCACTAGCTGGTTCTGCTGGGAAGCTGCTGCACTTGACTGCGTTGCCAGAAGATGCATCTGGAAATAGATCTCAGCAGGCCTCAATTCTGCAAGATGAAACAAGGATGGTAAATTAGCTAGGCGATTTCATGACAATTGTGCTTTGTATGAAGCAATGCTTCAGTCTTACAGACCTGGGGGCCAAGAGAACCATTCTAGGCGAAGGTTTTTCTCCCACTTGGCTTTGGAGCCAAGGCTGCCTTCTGCTTGGGCCAGTAAGAGAGAGACAATAGGTAAAGAAGCTAGTGATTTTTGCTGTGCTTTTCTGAGGCTGGAAGCTGCACGGGGTATGAATTGAGGGGCTGCAAACCTCCAGGCAATGTCCATACTGATCGCGCCTGTAATGTTTTAGTCAGCACATAGTCagaaataaacataaatatgttAGTCAAGGTTTATTTTGAACTAGTGTAGAGTTAAGTTACTAAGAAAAGTAACAGCAAAGGATTCTAACAAGCTATTTACCGTTGAGAAATAATACGCAGCTGTCAGTATCCCCTTCAGCACATGCCTGAGCAATAACTTTTTCAGCACTTGCAAAGTCCTCATGCCATACTGAGCACTGAGCGCATGCTAGATAGAAAAGAGACAACCATCTGGATGCATTACTACCTTTCTTTTCAATGCATTCTCGGAGATGTACCTCTATTTCATCAGAGGTACCTTCCAGTGAACACATAGATGCAAGCTGCTTAAGCATTACCCAGCCAATTTCAGTATCAGTACGGCTTTGAAGGCATTTCATGTACTCACTCCTAGAGTTCAAACAATTGCCTTGCATCACATAGGCTCGACATAGTTGCAAGTGTGCCAAAAAAGTATCCACACTTGAAGAAGTTACTCTGAGAGCTTCAGTAGCTTGAGCAATACAGTTGCCATAGTCACCAGATTGCAAACTAACCTCTGAAGTCAAAAGAAGTAGCAAGTAGTTTCCATACTGaacaactttattttcttgtgacttGTTACCACTGGACATAACTTGCAAAATCAACCTCTTCAAAATCGTGCAGATATGTTTTGGGTACTTCTCCTCACGTGCTTTTTGGAAAATGGCAAGTACAAGCAGGCGACGTGCATCTTGGTTCCATGGTTCTAGGTGAACCCACCTTCAAAGAAAGCCGCACACTTAGTATGCCTAAGAATATATGGCAGAAATAGTAAGAGAAAATGTACCTTTGCAGGTGGCATATTGCATTGTATCCACTTAAGTATTGGTCTTCACATGTTGGGAAAGAGAATTTTGGGTAAGAAGTGCAGGTAGCGTAGCAAGAAACTGCTGCACATGCTTGAATTTGATGTGGAGATCTTAGGCCCCTGTTGGATGTGTAGCCATGCGACAATGAAGTAACCCTTACTGTTTTATGAGAGGCCATCCAATCTTCACTTGACAGCAGCAGAGATCCAAGATGGTTTCTGCAGCATGCAACAAAGGATATACAGTctggaaaattttaattgaagACAGAAGGTTACCATTGCAGGAAAAATCATTACCTTACTAAACTGCAATCAGGATACATGTGGAGAACCCTTTTCAGGTAGGACAGACCACCATCAACCCTTAAAACCTTGTCTAATTCCCCACCAATCtacaatgatttttttatctacatcAGTACATCTATGCTCTAGCACATATCCAAAAGACGCAAGTTTTTGGAATACCAGAAATTTAGAACACTGCACTTACGGCCTTCCCAAGAGCAATATTCGAGTGGACTTCGCTCATCACTTCGTAGGATGTAAGTCTAGGAGGGATACTCAGCTGAGGTAATTGAAAACGCTTGTTTGGATGCAAAGCATCTAATGCAGAGATAATAAATTTCAGCTGTGTGCTGTAATTGAGTTGACCAGGCAATTTATGAATAACCGCAGCTGCGGAGTCCTTCCCAGAGATGTTGTATGTCAACGTGCATATGAACCCCAAAGCCGCAGTTGCACTCTCCTGGTTCATACTGGATAAGCTTTCAGCCAAGTTTCTTGATACTGAAAGAGCTTCATCATGTCGACCAAGTTTCCACAATGAAAAAGCATATATCTGCAATCCGTCAGTACTCAgaaatcctaaaaaaaattgagataaCTTGTTAGACTGTGTGTTGAACGCATtgaaaataacttaaaatgaatttattgcCATGCATTGCTATTCAGGATAAAAATAGGAAATAGATTCCTTCAATTGCTACACGAATATAAATACCTTGTCTTTTCAATTCTTCACACTCCCGCACTGACTCAGTTGCAAGACCAGCCTACAGTCAAAGCAATGGTTTAAAGGATAGCTGTTTCATAAATATTCACAAATAACATGAGTTACATGACAGAACATACAAGCTTATTGCACATAAAACATCTGAAGTAAGTTACATGATCTTTTAGCTGCTTGGTATGAACTTTTTTGTCTTCATAAAAGCAGACAATAATACTCTTACCTTACATAGTGACCGGGCAAGATTCACCGAAACATCAGCAATATGACATCGGTTGTCTGTTTCGGAGTTGTGCATCATACCTAAAGCAAATCTTGCTTGACGGTACGATGCAATTGCAGATTGGAAATCTGATCGCACTTCAGAAACCAACCCATTTATATTGTGCGACTCTGGGTAATGAGGTGCTCGATGAACAGCTTGCCTTACCGCCATCAATACCTAAATAATAGAACTAAGTGTTGGAGTATAAGGAGATTATGCGGGACAAATGGAAATAAGTGTAAACCATGCAGTCTGGTACTCtaaaatatccaaaaattgaAGCAATCTAAAATAGGAAACAATGCAGGGACAGGTAATAACACTTTGCATATATGGCATCGTGGAAAGCAATATGTAGCACTTGGTATCAACAATCTAACCATATCAGTCATAGAAAATGTGATAACTACCAACAAGTTAGGCATCCTACTGtgggaaaaaaatgcatttcaAGCATGAAATggcacattattttttaaaaggaacTTTGGAGTactacaatattttgaaagcATACCTGAGGTGATAATAGAAGTTCACCAGAATGAGCGGCAATTGTTCCAAGACCAATCTGGAACTCTGGCAGCtaatacaaaaaaatatatatcatgataATGAAATCAAAAGCCCAAATTATTCTGACAATGGAAGTGCTATCCTGACAAGAATGATACAGATGAACTATGCTTACAGGTAGTATCTGCACAGCCCGCAAGCAGCtttcaaaagattcatttaCCAGGCCATCCCTTAAAAATCACGCCAAacagtatagtcaactactcAGCTTAGTAAGAACTAAGAAATTATCTATAACAATATAGGGAATCGTTTATGAAATTCTATTGGAGAAATACCTAGGCTGGTGATGGTTTTCAGCCGACATTCCTGCCCATGGCAAGGCCAATGAAGGATCAATGCTCCGAGCTCGATCAAATGCTTCTCTTGCCAACAGCTTATCACCTGACTGCCTGTAAATCTGAAGGTCAAACATCAGTTACCTCCCAACTAATATGAAAGACAATCGGCTGCATGCATAAATAGTACTAACTCTGGTCAGGAAAACATGTCATTTTGGACACCTTTTCAAGTTAAACTTCAAAAAATCtaaacatcaatttttttttaatatttagattcCATGCGTGAAAATCATGTGTAGTTTTACcctctaaaagtaattttacaatattatatttttggaggTTTGTCAAATGGTTTGCAGTAGAAATTAATGGTCAAAGATGTATTTGTGTCAATGTCCAAAACATGTATTTCTGACCAGAGGGTGTAGTACCTTTCCAAGGTACGCCCAA
It encodes the following:
- the LOC102711101 gene encoding uncharacterized protein LOC102711101, translating into MSGGVGPTCGGGITLPSTGAPLPPLHPTPTSPTARPHHHYYLFSIKQLNSFGAAAVLAFSTTVPLSDITFAVLVIPYIVLLSVLAFPQRPGKPNPAAPVYLGRRRILLRAHDALGFLVGAALPALYILDGLRTGDTAGVAAASPHAFLLAAQIFTEGLAAAWPARFSLPVRAAVVVMYSARRMFAASEWLNQEMEKRDQFGGVGGAPAVARRRVVAGRVLAVANLAFWGVNLFAFLLPFYLPKALNRYYCGSDSQEDDSAAIDVDDDANKKKDS
- the LOC102711380 gene encoding tetratricopeptide repeat protein SKI3 — its product is MPETAAEANLRKQLEQTLADEPSSPLHHYNLGVFLWDRAEAEADAAATEEEARRLRAVAAEHFLAAAKLNPNDGVPFRFLGHHYARAGDAQRAAKCYQRAATLNPDDAEAGEALCDLLDLEGKESLEVALCKEAAGKSPRAFWAFQRLGYLQVHQKKWSEAIQSLQHAIRGYPTCADLWEALGLAYHRLGMFTAAVKSYARAIELDGSRVFALIESGNIQLMLGYFRKGVEQFCSALEMAPHNHSAYFGLASALLAWARQCVMTGAFGWAASLLKEASDAAKVCTSLTGNLSCVWKLHGDAQLALARCFPWDDGNIKRGMDDGTFRAAVLEWRNTCLSAANGAKFSYQRALHLTPWEANIHNDTAICLDLIYTIEENNSLDPIVWELPEKMALGGLILEPVNKDFWVTLGSVSSNQALKQHSFIRALHLDTSLSEAWAYLGKIYRQSGDKLLAREAFDRARSIDPSLALPWAGMSAENHHQPRDGLVNESFESCLRAVQILPLPEFQIGLGTIAAHSGELLLSPQVLMAVRQAVHRAPHYPESHNINGLVSEVRSDFQSAIASYRQARFALGMMHNSETDNRCHIADVSVNLARSLCKAGLATESVRECEELKRQGFLSTDGLQIYAFSLWKLGRHDEALSVSRNLAESLSSMNQESATAALGFICTLTYNISGKDSAAAVIHKLPGQLNYSTQLKFIISALDALHPNKRFQLPQLSIPPRLTSYEVMSEVHSNIALGKAIGGELDKVLRVDGGLSYLKRVLHMYPDCSLVRNHLGSLLLSSEDWMASHKTVRVTSLSHGYTSNRGLRSPHQIQACAAVSCYATCTSYPKFSFPTCEDQYLSGYNAICHLQRWVHLEPWNQDARRLLVLAIFQKAREEKYPKHICTILKRLILQVMSSGNKSQENKVVQYGNYLLLLLTSEVSLQSGDYGNCIAQATEALRVTSSSVDTFLAHLQLCRAYVMQGNCLNSRSEYMKCLQSRTDTEIGWVMLKQLASMCSLEGTSDEIEVHLRECIEKKGSNASRWLSLFYLACAQCSVWHEDFASAEKVIAQACAEGDTDSCVLFLNGAISMDIAWRFAAPQFIPRAASSLRKAQQKSLASLPIVSLLLAQAEGSLGSKAKWEKNLRLEWFSWPPELRPAEIYFQMHLLATQSSAAASQQNQLVETIQTPEKWLLRAIHLNPSCSRYWTALMQLVYV